The Coffea arabica cultivar ET-39 chromosome 3c, Coffea Arabica ET-39 HiFi, whole genome shotgun sequence genome contains a region encoding:
- the LOC113735376 gene encoding 3-ketoacyl-CoA synthase 11-like produces MGEDQKRVMKSETGNVSVEPLADEKKNNDLPNFLSSIRLKYVKLGYHYLISNALYLMLIPLLGVLSVHLSTVSVIDLVLLWEQLRLNLVSVVLCSTLMVFLCTLYFMARPRKVYLVDFACYKPGPELSVSREVFIEHAKQYGIFSAETLTFVKKIFERSGLGQKTYLPESFFKIPPNPCMADARKEAEMVMFGAIDQLLAKTGVKAKDIGILVVNCSLFCPTPSLSAMIVNHYKLRGNILSYNLGGMGCSAGVISIDFAKQLLQVHPNSYALVVSMENLSLSGYTGNHKPMLVTNCLFRLGGAAILLSNNSSDRRRSKYQLIHSIRIHRGADDKSYCCVMQEEDENMNVGVALSKDLMAVAGDALKTNITTLGPLVLPMSEQILFFVTLVARKVFNMKIKPYIPDFKLAFEHFCIHAGGRAVLDELEKNLSLTEWDMEPSRMTLYRFGNTSSSSLWYELAYSESKGRIRKGDRTWQIAFGSGFKCNSAVWRALKTIDPAKEKNPWTDEIDDFPVQVPRVATIN; encoded by the exons ATGGGGGAGGATCAAAAGAGGGTCATGAAATCCGAAACAGGAAATGTTTCGGTCGAGCCTTTAGCtgatgaaaagaaaaacaatgatCTTCCCAATTTTCTGTCATCCATTAGGCTTAAATATGTGAAGCTTGGCTACCATTATTTGATCTCCAATGCTCTGTACCTAATGTTAATCCCTCTATTGGGAGTTCTTTCAGTTCATCTTTCGACTGTTTCGGTCATTGATTTAGTACTGTTATGGGAGCAGCTTAGGTTGAATCTAGTGTCAGTAGTTTTGTGCTCAACCCTTATGGTTTTCCTATGTACTCTTTATTTCATGGCTAGGCCTAGGAAAGTTTACCTGGTTGATTTTGCATGTTACAAGCCTGGACCTGAACTTTCGGTATCTAGAGAGGTTTTCATAGAGCATGCAAAGCAATATGGTATATTTAGTGCAGAGACTTTGAcctttgtgaagaaaatatttgaaAGGTCAGGGTTGGGCCAGAAGACATATTTACCAGAATCATTCTTCAAAATTCCACCAAATCCATGCATGGCCGATGCGAGGAAGGAAGCTGAAATGGTGATGTTTGGTGCTATTGATCAACTCTTGGCAAAGACTGGAGTCAAGGCTAAAGATATTGGGATTCTTGTGGTGAATTGCAGCTTGTTTTGTCCAACACCATCTCTTTCTGCTATGATTGTCAACCATTACAAGCTTAGAGGCAACATCCTGAGCTACAACCTTGGAGGCATGGGCTGCAGTGCTGGAGTTATCTCAATAGATTTTGCCAAGCAACTTTTGCAG GTGCATCCAAACTCATATGCCCTAGTGGTGAGCATGGAAAATTTGAGCCTCAGTGGCTACACGGGGAACCACAAACCAATGCTGGTTACCAATTGCCTCTTCCGACTTGGAGGGGCAGCAATTCTGCTGTCAAACAACTCATCTGATCGCCGTCGTTCAAAATATCAATTGATTCACTCTATTCGTATCCACAGGGGTGCAGATGACAAAAGCTATTGTTGTGTGATGcaagaagaagatgaaaacATGAATGTAGGAGTAGCCTTGTCTAAAGATCTTATGGCTGTTGCTGGAGATGCCTTGAAGACAAATATTACGACACTGGGGCCATTAGTTCTTCCTATGTCTGAGCAAATTCTGTTTTTTGTTACCTTAGTCGCAAGAAAGGTTTTCAACATGAAAATCAAGCCATATATTCCAGATTTTAAACTTGCATTCGAGCATTTTTGCATTCATGCAGGGGGGAGAGCAGTTTTAGATGAACTCGAGAAGAATCTTAGTCTTACTGAATGGGATATGGAGCCATCAAGAATGACACTTTACAGGTTTGGCAACACATCTAGCAGTTCATTGTGGTATGAACTGGCTTATTCTGAGTCCAAGGGGAGGATCAGAAAGGGGGATAGGACATGGCAGATTGCATTTGGCTCAGGATTCAAATGTAACAGCGCCGTTTGGCGTGCATTGAAGACAATTGATCCAGCTAAAGAAAAGAATCCTTGGAcggatgaaattgatgactTTCCTGTTCAAGTTCCTCGGGTGGCAACAATTAATTAG